A single region of the Salvia miltiorrhiza cultivar Shanhuang (shh) chromosome 8, IMPLAD_Smil_shh, whole genome shotgun sequence genome encodes:
- the LOC130997564 gene encoding dol-P-Glc:Glc(2)Man(9)GlcNAc(2)-PP-Dol alpha-1,2-glucosyltransferase isoform X2, whose translation MRAMSSFSDSCSTSILRLTNGVLAVVCSILVYEIIIHLRPSLDDKKATFRAVVLSLYPLHWFFSFLYYTDVASLTAVLAMYLLVLKKKYIFSSLLGTVSVLIRQTNIIWLLFVACTGVIEFAQSHLKDRGEIDNVSTPKENDGLSANHKGASAISKLRKRRVNSGAKNQKKLAVETSNPMVHSSGFLEEIYSIVIISWNHFWQLLVLLSPFLMVFAAFVAFVCWNGSIVLGAKDAHAVSPHFSQFLYYGVVSSLFTFPAHFSFGQAATLYQQLLKNRLLGFVQWFMALAFGFLSVKFFSIAHPYLLADNRHYPFYLWRKVINYHWSTKYLMLPFYVYSWFSIVSNLAKNQKKLWVLIYVLACTATLIPTPLIEFRYYTIPFFFMVLHTDIVDNMSWLLLGFLYLSVNCFTMYMFLFRPFSWAHEAGTQRFIW comes from the exons ATGCGAGCAATGTCATCATTTTCAGACTCATGCTCGACTTCAATTCTTCGACTAACCAATGGTGTTCTGGCAGTAGTATGTAGCATTCTTGTATATGAGATAATAATTCATCTGAGACCATCTCTTGATGACAAGAAAGCAACATTTCGTGCTGTGGTTTTGTCATTGTATCCATTGCACTGGTTCTTCTCCTTTCTATACTATACAGACGTGGCATCTCTAACTGCAGTACTTGCCATGTATCTTTTAGTTTTGAAGAAGAAATACATCTTCAGTTCTTTG CTTGGGACTGTTTCTGTGTTGATAAGGCAAACAAATATTATATGGTTGCTCTTTGTTGCTTGCACTGGCGTTATAGAATTTGCTCAGTCCCATCTAAAGGATAGGGGGGAAATAGATAACGTAAGCACACCAAAGGAAAATGATGGTCTCTCTGCCAACCATAAGGGTGCATCAGCTATCTCCAAATTGAGAAAGCGAAGGGTCAATAGTGGTgcaaaaaatcagaaaaaactTGCTGTAGAAACGTCGAATCCTATGGTACATTCATCAG GATTCCTTGAGGAGATTTACAGCATAGTAATTATATCTTGGAATCATTTCTGGCAGCTTTTGGTTTTGCTAAGTCCTTTCTTGATGGTATTTGCGGCTTTTGTTGCATTTGTATGCTGGAATGGGAGCATTGTTCTTG GCGCTAAAGACGCTCATGCAGTTTCCCCCCATTTTTCTCAGTTTCTCTATTATGGTGTGGTTTCTTCTCTGTTTACTTTTCCTGCCCACTTCTCTTTTGGTCAAGCTGCAACTCTGTATCAACAGCTCCTCAAGAACAGACTGCTTGGCTTCGTTCAGTGGTTCATGGCCTTAGCCTTTGGTTTCCTTTCTGTGAAATTTTTCAG CATTGCCCACCCATATCTCCTAGCAGACAATCGGCATTATCCTTTCTATCTCTGGCGGAAAGTCATCAACTACCATTGGTCGACCAAGTACCTTATGCTTCCTTTCTATGTTTACTCATGGTTCTCCATAGTCAGTAATTTGG CCAAAAATCAGAAGAAGCTCTGGGTGTTGATATATGTTTTAGCTTGCACTGCAACACTTATTCCCACCCCACTGATAGAGTTCAGATACTATACAattccattcttcttcatggTTCTCCACACCGACATTGTTGACAATATGAGTTGGCTTCTTCTGGGGTTCTTGTATCTTTCTGTCAATTGCTTCACAATGTATATGTTCTTGTTCCGGCCTTTCTCTTGGGCGCATGAAGCTGGGACACAGAGGTTCATTTGGTGA
- the LOC130997564 gene encoding dol-P-Glc:Glc(2)Man(9)GlcNAc(2)-PP-Dol alpha-1,2-glucosyltransferase isoform X1, with protein MGRTAVALVVTLWIVPLYIIVNRFVPDAYMDEIFHLPQAQQYCRGNFRSWDPMITTPPGLYFLSLAYVASLFPGLFCMRAMSSFSDSCSTSILRLTNGVLAVVCSILVYEIIIHLRPSLDDKKATFRAVVLSLYPLHWFFSFLYYTDVASLTAVLAMYLLVLKKKYIFSSLLGTVSVLIRQTNIIWLLFVACTGVIEFAQSHLKDRGEIDNVSTPKENDGLSANHKGASAISKLRKRRVNSGAKNQKKLAVETSNPMVHSSGFLEEIYSIVIISWNHFWQLLVLLSPFLMVFAAFVAFVCWNGSIVLGAKDAHAVSPHFSQFLYYGVVSSLFTFPAHFSFGQAATLYQQLLKNRLLGFVQWFMALAFGFLSVKFFSIAHPYLLADNRHYPFYLWRKVINYHWSTKYLMLPFYVYSWFSIVSNLAKNQKKLWVLIYVLACTATLIPTPLIEFRYYTIPFFFMVLHTDIVDNMSWLLLGFLYLSVNCFTMYMFLFRPFSWAHEAGTQRFIW; from the exons ATGGGTAGAACCGCAGTTGCATTGGTCGTAACTCTATGGATAGTTCCTCTTTATATTATCGTCAATCGTTTTGTTCCGGACGCATACATG GACGAGATATTCCACTTACCGCAAGCGCAACAGTACTGTCGAGGCAATTTCAGAAGTTGGGATCCCATGATCACCACGCCTCCTGGACT GTACTTTCTTTCACTTGCCTATGTTGCTTCTTTGTTTCCAGGATTGTTCTGCATGCGAGCAATGTCATCATTTTCAGACTCATGCTCGACTTCAATTCTTCGACTAACCAATGGTGTTCTGGCAGTAGTATGTAGCATTCTTGTATATGAGATAATAATTCATCTGAGACCATCTCTTGATGACAAGAAAGCAACATTTCGTGCTGTGGTTTTGTCATTGTATCCATTGCACTGGTTCTTCTCCTTTCTATACTATACAGACGTGGCATCTCTAACTGCAGTACTTGCCATGTATCTTTTAGTTTTGAAGAAGAAATACATCTTCAGTTCTTTG CTTGGGACTGTTTCTGTGTTGATAAGGCAAACAAATATTATATGGTTGCTCTTTGTTGCTTGCACTGGCGTTATAGAATTTGCTCAGTCCCATCTAAAGGATAGGGGGGAAATAGATAACGTAAGCACACCAAAGGAAAATGATGGTCTCTCTGCCAACCATAAGGGTGCATCAGCTATCTCCAAATTGAGAAAGCGAAGGGTCAATAGTGGTgcaaaaaatcagaaaaaactTGCTGTAGAAACGTCGAATCCTATGGTACATTCATCAG GATTCCTTGAGGAGATTTACAGCATAGTAATTATATCTTGGAATCATTTCTGGCAGCTTTTGGTTTTGCTAAGTCCTTTCTTGATGGTATTTGCGGCTTTTGTTGCATTTGTATGCTGGAATGGGAGCATTGTTCTTG GCGCTAAAGACGCTCATGCAGTTTCCCCCCATTTTTCTCAGTTTCTCTATTATGGTGTGGTTTCTTCTCTGTTTACTTTTCCTGCCCACTTCTCTTTTGGTCAAGCTGCAACTCTGTATCAACAGCTCCTCAAGAACAGACTGCTTGGCTTCGTTCAGTGGTTCATGGCCTTAGCCTTTGGTTTCCTTTCTGTGAAATTTTTCAG CATTGCCCACCCATATCTCCTAGCAGACAATCGGCATTATCCTTTCTATCTCTGGCGGAAAGTCATCAACTACCATTGGTCGACCAAGTACCTTATGCTTCCTTTCTATGTTTACTCATGGTTCTCCATAGTCAGTAATTTGG CCAAAAATCAGAAGAAGCTCTGGGTGTTGATATATGTTTTAGCTTGCACTGCAACACTTATTCCCACCCCACTGATAGAGTTCAGATACTATACAattccattcttcttcatggTTCTCCACACCGACATTGTTGACAATATGAGTTGGCTTCTTCTGGGGTTCTTGTATCTTTCTGTCAATTGCTTCACAATGTATATGTTCTTGTTCCGGCCTTTCTCTTGGGCGCATGAAGCTGGGACACAGAGGTTCATTTGGTGA